In Chitinibacter sp. FCG-7, the genomic stretch GCGCTTATCGCCCTTCAAACGAAGCAGCCCCAACCACTGAAACGGTTCAGCCAGAAACCCAGCCTGCCAGCTCGGGCGAATAATCTCGCTGCCGCGTCTCACAACGCGGAGCGTGATAAGATTGAGCGCACTTTATATTTCCAAACAGGAAGGCCTCAATATGACTTGGCTCGCTTCGATGGGCGCAATATTTTCAGCGACAAACCCGGCAATCATCACCTCGTTTGGCAATCCGGCCGCCGAGCTGCAAGCCTACACAGAACACACTGTGATTTGTCCACTGAGCCAGTTTGGCTTGATCCGCTTTAGCGGGGAAGAATCCCAGCCTTTCTTGCAAGGACAGCTATCTAGCGATATTCGCGCCTTGCAACGCGACCAGATTCAATTTTCGAGCTACTCAACGCCCAAAGGCCGCATGCAAGCGAGCTTTTATGTCATCCGCCGCGGCGATGATTATCTGTTGCAAATCGCCGCCGAAATCCAGCCAGCCATTCAGAAGCGCTTGTCAATGTTTATTTTGCGCAGCAAAACCAAAGCCAGCGATGCCAGCAGCGAGCTGGGCTTGCTGGGCGTAGCTGGCAAACACGCTAAATCCACCATGATTCAAGTATTCGGCCAGGCTCCCGAGTCAATGCAGCTGATTGAGCAAGATGGCGTCCAGCTCATCGGCCTACCCAATGAGCACTATCAGATCTTGCTCGAACAAAATCAGACTGAGGCCATCTGGAATAGGCTAGTGGCCGCAGGTGTCCAACCCGCGGGCGAACCGATCTGGCGTCTGAGCGAAATCCAGGCCGGATCACCATGGATCACGGCAGCAACTCAGGAGGAATTTGTACCGCAAATGGCAAATCTTGAGCTGATTGGCGGCGTGAGCTTTACCAAAGGTTGCTATCCGGGTCAGGAAATTGTGGCCCGAACTCAATACCTAGGCAAACTCAAACGCCGCACCTACCGCATGCACGTTGACAGCCTCGACGCCGCCGCAGGACAGGATGTATTTAGTGCAGAAATGAATGGTCAACCCAGTGGCAAAATCATGCTGGCAGCCCCGGCACCGCAAGGCGGCATGGAATTACTGGTCGTTGCCCAGATTGCCAGCCTTGAGCACGGCCTTCATCTAGGCGATGCAAATGGACCATTGCTGCACAACTTGGCACTCCCTTATGCCATGAATTGATATTTAAGCTTATAATCGCCCGATTGTTGATATTCGAGGACTATGCCCCATGGGGTTTCTCGCTAATAAAAAGATTTTGATTACTGGTCTTCT encodes the following:
- a CDS encoding YgfZ/GcvT domain-containing protein gives rise to the protein MTWLASMGAIFSATNPAIITSFGNPAAELQAYTEHTVICPLSQFGLIRFSGEESQPFLQGQLSSDIRALQRDQIQFSSYSTPKGRMQASFYVIRRGDDYLLQIAAEIQPAIQKRLSMFILRSKTKASDASSELGLLGVAGKHAKSTMIQVFGQAPESMQLIEQDGVQLIGLPNEHYQILLEQNQTEAIWNRLVAAGVQPAGEPIWRLSEIQAGSPWITAATQEEFVPQMANLELIGGVSFTKGCYPGQEIVARTQYLGKLKRRTYRMHVDSLDAAAGQDVFSAEMNGQPSGKIMLAAPAPQGGMELLVVAQIASLEHGLHLGDANGPLLHNLALPYAMN